A portion of the Rhodopseudomonas sp. BAL398 genome contains these proteins:
- a CDS encoding SNF2-related protein: MTLTAYHAKYFAHDLTRRAATGLDRLSMSLFDAAVDLNPHQIEAALFALESPLSKGVLLADEVGLGKTIEAGIVLCQFWAERKRRLLVICPASLRKQWALELSEKFNLPSRVLDAKTYRDELRLGRAPLNEKGVLIVSFNYASALREEIKAIAWDLVVIDEAHKLRNAYRPSNKVGQGIRWATEDCRKLLLTATPLQNSLVELYGLSTLIDDHLFGDINAFRARYASAGSSMTDLRQRLAAFCKRTLRNQVVEYVRYTERRAITRPFTSSDAEHSLYEAVSAFLQRPNSYALPQRQRHLTALILRKLLASSSLAIAGTLDTLRARLETLRDEQIKDDPEFAERLIETEEIEDELLDDILADDADPDSSEPVAGPIDRAKLKEEIELLDRLGARARSIPVDTKTETLLKALEIGFAQMAETGAARKAVLFTESRRTQDYLKSFLESHGYKGEVVVFNGTNTGPEATQIYEAWLAKNRLTGRSSGSRAIDVRAALVEHFRDSATILLATEAAAEGVNLQFCSLVVNYDLPWNPQRIEQRIGRCHRYGQKHDVVVINFLNERNEADRRVLELLGEKFSLFNGVFGASDEVLGSIESGVDFEKRILAIYQECRTSDEIEAAFQKLQAEMDESIRARMDDTRRKLFERFDEDVHQRLRIRLADAKAQLDRVGQRFWSLTRFILADRARFDEAALAFDLKVSPSLEISPGRYHLISKSQPEPGHDRSEEPSRFLYRLSHPLGEKVVQSGKSLEAPAAVITFDVTNHATRLHVVEALRGKSGHLVLTRLQIESYEREEYLLFSGFDDDGATLDQETMEKLFGCSGHVDSPTLIPDAIANRLEAEAQRHAKATISLSLEQNSAHFNQAREKLEKWADDMVLSAEKALADTKEQIKALRRQARQAATLEEQHSIQEKIQKLERQQRRQRQEIFTVEDEIMGRRDSLIDQLERRLAQQTETEPLFTIRWRVV, from the coding sequence ATGACGTTGACGGCTTACCACGCCAAATACTTTGCCCACGATCTGACCCGCCGAGCCGCTACCGGTTTGGATCGGCTTTCAATGTCGCTCTTCGACGCCGCAGTTGATCTGAACCCTCACCAGATCGAGGCGGCGTTGTTCGCGCTTGAATCGCCACTTTCAAAGGGCGTCTTGCTCGCCGATGAAGTCGGCCTGGGCAAGACGATCGAGGCGGGAATTGTCCTCTGCCAATTCTGGGCCGAGCGAAAGCGTCGGCTGCTGGTAATCTGCCCGGCTTCGCTCAGGAAGCAATGGGCATTGGAGCTTTCCGAGAAGTTCAATCTTCCGTCCCGGGTTCTAGATGCGAAGACCTACCGGGATGAACTCCGGCTCGGCCGTGCGCCGCTGAACGAGAAGGGTGTTCTCATCGTCTCGTTCAATTATGCCAGTGCCTTGCGTGAGGAGATCAAAGCAATTGCGTGGGATCTGGTTGTCATCGACGAAGCACATAAACTCCGGAACGCCTATCGTCCCAGCAATAAAGTTGGTCAGGGCATCCGCTGGGCCACAGAGGATTGCCGGAAACTGCTGTTGACGGCGACGCCGCTACAGAACTCGCTGGTTGAGCTCTACGGGCTTTCGACGCTCATCGATGATCACCTGTTCGGCGACATCAATGCGTTCCGGGCGCGCTATGCCAGCGCCGGAAGCAGTATGACCGACTTGCGACAACGGCTTGCGGCGTTCTGCAAAAGGACGCTGCGCAATCAGGTAGTTGAATACGTTCGTTATACCGAGCGGCGAGCCATCACGCGCCCTTTCACATCGAGCGACGCCGAGCATTCGCTATATGAGGCAGTTTCGGCCTTCTTGCAGCGCCCCAACAGCTACGCACTCCCACAGCGCCAGAGACACCTTACGGCTCTTATCCTGAGGAAGTTGCTGGCCTCGTCGTCGCTGGCCATCGCCGGCACGCTCGACACCTTGCGCGCGAGATTGGAAACGCTCCGCGACGAGCAGATCAAGGACGATCCGGAATTTGCCGAACGGCTTATCGAAACAGAAGAGATCGAAGATGAGCTGCTCGACGATATCCTCGCAGATGACGCCGATCCAGATTCATCGGAACCCGTCGCCGGGCCGATCGACCGGGCGAAGCTGAAGGAAGAAATCGAACTCTTGGATCGCCTGGGCGCGCGGGCGCGGAGTATTCCTGTCGACACGAAGACCGAGACGCTTCTCAAGGCTCTGGAAATTGGTTTTGCGCAGATGGCTGAAACGGGCGCTGCGCGGAAAGCTGTCCTTTTCACCGAATCCCGCAGGACGCAGGACTATCTCAAAAGTTTCCTCGAGAGCCACGGTTACAAAGGCGAGGTCGTAGTTTTCAATGGGACCAACACCGGTCCGGAAGCGACGCAGATCTATGAAGCCTGGCTTGCAAAGAACAGACTGACCGGCCGTTCCTCGGGTTCGCGCGCCATTGACGTCCGCGCCGCACTGGTCGAGCACTTTCGCGATAGTGCGACGATCCTGCTCGCGACCGAAGCCGCAGCGGAGGGCGTGAACCTTCAGTTCTGCTCGCTGGTCGTCAACTACGATCTGCCTTGGAACCCGCAAAGGATCGAACAGCGGATCGGCCGATGCCATCGCTATGGGCAGAAGCACGACGTCGTCGTGATCAACTTCCTGAACGAGCGCAACGAGGCCGATCGCCGTGTTCTTGAACTGCTGGGCGAGAAATTCAGCCTTTTCAATGGGGTGTTCGGTGCGTCGGACGAGGTGCTGGGCAGTATCGAATCCGGGGTCGATTTCGAGAAGCGCATACTGGCGATCTATCAGGAATGCCGGACCTCGGACGAGATCGAGGCGGCGTTCCAGAAACTCCAGGCGGAAATGGACGAGAGCATCCGTGCCCGCATGGATGATACGCGCCGCAAGCTCTTCGAGCGCTTTGATGAGGATGTTCACCAACGGCTGCGAATTCGGCTTGCCGACGCCAAAGCTCAGCTCGACCGGGTCGGCCAGCGCTTCTGGTCGTTGACGCGATTTATTCTGGCGGATCGTGCCCGCTTCGATGAAGCTGCGCTTGCGTTCGATCTCAAGGTCTCGCCGAGTCTCGAGATTTCGCCGGGCCGCTATCATCTCATCTCGAAGTCCCAGCCGGAGCCTGGACATGATCGGAGCGAGGAACCGAGCCGTTTCCTCTATCGCCTGTCGCACCCTCTCGGAGAGAAGGTGGTTCAAAGCGGAAAATCACTCGAAGCGCCCGCGGCCGTCATCACATTCGATGTCACGAACCACGCCACGCGCCTCCACGTCGTCGAAGCACTCCGCGGCAAATCCGGCCATCTCGTTCTGACGCGGTTGCAGATCGAGTCCTATGAACGGGAGGAGTATCTCCTCTTCTCCGGCTTTGACGACGATGGCGCGACGCTGGATCAGGAAACCATGGAGAAGCTGTTTGGCTGCTCGGGCCACGTCGATTCGCCGACGCTTATCCCGGACGCGATAGCCAACCGGCTTGAAGCAGAAGCCCAGCGCCACGCCAAGGCAACGATCAGCCTTTCGCTTGAACAGAACAGCGCTCACTTCAACCAGGCTCGCGAGAAGCTTGAGAAGTGGGCCGATGACATGGTGCTTTCAGCCGAGAAGGCGCTGGCCGACACGAAAGAGCAGATCAAGGCGTTGCGCCGTCAGGCGCGGCAAGCCGCGACGCTTGAAGAGCAACACAGCATCCAGGAAAAAATCCAGAAGCTGGAGCGCCAGCAACGCCGCCAGCGGCAGGAGATTTTCACCGTGGAGGACGAGATCATGGGGAGGCGGGATTCGCTGATCGACCAGCTGGAGCGGCGCCTGGCGCAGCAGACGGAAACCGAGCCCCTATTCACCATTCGCTGGCGGGTCGTTTGA
- a CDS encoding type II toxin-antitoxin system Phd/YefM family antitoxin, whose amino-acid sequence MQRMSARDAKNGFGRLIDLARAEPIAIEKHGRAVVVVIAFEEYERLAGSEGTDNEPPKGERHPLKGDQ is encoded by the coding sequence ATGCAACGGATGTCTGCACGTGACGCAAAGAATGGCTTTGGTCGCCTGATCGATCTGGCGCGTGCGGAACCCATTGCAATCGAAAAGCACGGCAGGGCAGTCGTAGTTGTGATCGCGTTTGAGGAATATGAGCGCTTGGCGGGAAGCGAAGGCACGGACAATGAGCCACCGAAGGGCGAGCGCCACCCGTTGAAGGGTGATCAATGA
- a CDS encoding type IV toxin-antitoxin system AbiEi family antitoxin domain-containing protein, which yields MPPSISQRQIAHTVLTARGISRLAELREAGVTAATMSRMERDGEVLRLARGLYQLSDAPLDVHHSLAEAAKRVPKGVVCLVSALAFHGLTDQLPRQVWLAVGQKDWSPKPDGTPIRLVRFTDRLLTEGVETHAVEGVAVKVFGVAKTIADCFRYRNKIGLSVAIEGLQEALRQRKTTPGEIARQAERGTVATVVRPYLEALTANG from the coding sequence GTGCCACCATCCATCTCCCAACGCCAGATTGCCCATACCGTGCTGACCGCGCGCGGAATTTCGCGCCTGGCAGAGCTGCGCGAGGCCGGCGTAACAGCCGCCACCATGAGTCGCATGGAACGCGACGGCGAGGTGCTTCGACTCGCGCGAGGACTTTATCAACTTTCCGATGCGCCCCTCGACGTTCACCACAGTCTCGCAGAGGCCGCCAAACGGGTTCCCAAAGGCGTGGTTTGCCTCGTTTCGGCCCTGGCTTTCCATGGTCTGACTGATCAGCTCCCGAGGCAGGTTTGGCTCGCCGTAGGTCAGAAGGACTGGTCCCCGAAACCCGACGGCACGCCCATTCGGCTGGTACGTTTCACAGATCGTCTGCTGACGGAGGGTGTTGAAACCCACGCTGTCGAGGGGGTGGCCGTGAAGGTCTTCGGCGTCGCAAAGACGATCGCCGATTGCTTCCGATATCGGAACAAGATTGGCCTGTCCGTGGCGATCGAAGGCCTTCAGGAAGCGCTGCGCCAGCGCAAGACGACGCCGGGTGAGATTGCCAGGCAGGCTGAGCGAGGAACGGTCGCCACGGTCGTTCGGCCCTATCTCGAGGCGCTGACTGCCAATGGCTAA
- a CDS encoding ATP-binding protein, which translates to MTDAALQFAEDDKIGRVASVDTSRVAIDVTNSVLLTRIGIGQLIAIRGATEREYLISMTERVTRSMREELPDLEDAGEDGALLAAVPTDLVQAVLIGTFRTIEGAKANTFKRGADSFPQIDRECFVIEGANLQRFMGILGAGFSADERLKLGTFVADRSADAIASGDKFFQRHAAILGSTGSGKSWAVALILERAAKLKYPNIIVFDMHGEYAPLADKTVGGFAQRFRIAGPGDLEKPGDDVLFLPYWLLNRDEMLSMILDRSDQNAPNQASRFTLHVRTLKGQTLDAEKRDTVKKTFTVDSPIPYDVRKLFQLLDTDNTTKGMGKTGPVKGEWEDKLTRFLSRLEAKLDDRRYGFMFTPPPQAMAYDWLASQVLKLLASDGGSGIKIIDFSEVPADVLPVVTGTLARLLYDVQFWMNSKTRTPVTLLCDEAHLYLPVREDADAVQRQALGSFERIAKEGRKYGFSLLVVSQRPSDVSRTILSQCNNFLALRLTNETDQGVIKRLMPDSLAGLTSILPLLDTGEALLLGDAVLLPTRIKLDIPKVTPDSATRDFWKEWGMLQPQNDAIKSAVECLRSQARN; encoded by the coding sequence ATGACCGATGCCGCGCTCCAGTTTGCTGAAGACGATAAAATCGGCCGCGTAGCGTCCGTTGACACGAGTCGGGTCGCGATCGACGTGACCAATTCGGTGCTCCTGACCCGGATAGGGATCGGTCAGCTCATCGCTATTCGGGGAGCGACGGAGCGCGAGTATCTGATTTCGATGACCGAGCGCGTGACACGAAGCATGCGTGAAGAACTACCTGACCTTGAAGACGCTGGCGAAGACGGGGCGTTGCTGGCGGCCGTGCCGACCGACCTCGTCCAAGCGGTGCTTATCGGTACTTTTCGGACTATTGAGGGCGCCAAGGCGAATACTTTCAAGCGCGGCGCTGACAGCTTTCCGCAGATTGACCGCGAATGCTTTGTCATTGAGGGGGCAAACCTTCAGCGGTTTATGGGCATCCTTGGCGCCGGGTTTTCGGCCGACGAGCGCCTCAAGCTTGGCACGTTCGTTGCGGACCGCTCCGCGGATGCGATAGCCAGCGGCGACAAGTTCTTCCAACGGCACGCGGCCATTTTAGGAAGTACCGGCTCGGGCAAGAGTTGGGCGGTGGCGTTAATATTGGAGCGTGCCGCTAAACTAAAATATCCAAACATCATCGTGTTCGACATGCATGGTGAATATGCTCCCTTGGCAGACAAGACCGTGGGAGGCTTTGCGCAGCGTTTTCGTATTGCCGGCCCCGGCGACCTTGAGAAGCCGGGCGATGACGTTCTATTCCTGCCGTATTGGCTCTTGAACCGCGACGAGATGTTGTCGATGATTTTAGACCGGAGCGACCAGAACGCGCCAAACCAAGCATCACGATTCACGCTTCATGTCCGGACGCTGAAGGGCCAGACGCTGGATGCCGAGAAGCGTGACACGGTGAAGAAGACGTTCACCGTGGACTCGCCTATTCCGTACGACGTTCGCAAGCTGTTTCAGCTTCTGGACACCGACAATACAACCAAGGGAATGGGTAAGACCGGACCAGTCAAAGGTGAATGGGAGGATAAGCTAACGCGGTTCTTGTCGCGCCTCGAAGCGAAGCTCGATGACCGAAGGTATGGCTTCATGTTTACGCCACCGCCCCAGGCGATGGCATACGACTGGCTGGCGAGCCAAGTCCTGAAACTACTAGCCTCCGACGGTGGCTCCGGTATCAAAATCATCGACTTCTCGGAGGTTCCAGCAGACGTGCTTCCCGTTGTGACGGGGACGTTGGCCCGTCTTCTTTATGATGTCCAGTTCTGGATGAACTCGAAAACCCGCACCCCGGTGACGTTGCTTTGCGATGAAGCTCACCTCTATTTACCGGTTCGTGAGGATGCTGATGCCGTGCAGCGGCAGGCGCTCGGCTCGTTCGAGAGAATTGCCAAAGAGGGCCGGAAATACGGCTTTTCGCTCTTGGTCGTCAGCCAGCGCCCGTCGGACGTTAGCCGGACCATCCTGAGCCAGTGCAATAATTTCCTGGCCTTGCGGCTGACCAACGAGACCGACCAAGGTGTGATCAAACGCCTCATGCCGGATTCACTGGCGGGGCTAACCAGTATTCTTCCGCTGCTTGATACTGGCGAAGCTCTACTTTTGGGCGACGCCGTTCTCCTGCCGACGCGTATAAAGCTCGACATTCCAAAGGTCACGCCGGACAGCGCGACGCGCGATTTCTGGAAAGAATGGGGAATGCTGCAGCCGCAGAACGATGCAATCAAATCGGCTGTTGAATGCCTCCGAAGCCAAGCACGCAATTAG
- a CDS encoding SIR2 family protein translates to MELHDLKLLLQRHFTDGLVTVVGSGLSCAEGLPGMSALAGYLQATIEASLSDDDKKLWAELSPLIAANGLEASLLAKPPSATLEAAIVAKTAELIAQREREIVTEVFNKTRTLRFTKLLKHLLKPTTGVPVITTNYDRLIEISAEEAGLGVDTLFVGQFAGHLNEQESRLSFCREVSLKGKNVQYRYRQRVNVFKPHGSLDWYYREGKPVSYAGDLPLPRLIITPGLNKFRNGYDSPFDRHRERANGAIDKASRFLVLGYGFNDDHLETHLTPRIKSGIPTLLLTHTLSDNALKLARDHANVIAIQHVSVAGKDGSSVFVDKTEFFVPDLALWDLGAFISEVLEP, encoded by the coding sequence TTGGAACTGCACGATCTCAAATTACTGCTTCAACGCCATTTCACTGACGGTCTGGTGACCGTCGTGGGGTCAGGCCTCTCATGCGCTGAAGGGCTCCCGGGCATGAGTGCGCTCGCCGGATATTTGCAGGCGACGATCGAGGCAAGCCTGTCGGACGACGATAAGAAGCTGTGGGCCGAGTTGTCACCGCTCATCGCCGCAAACGGACTCGAGGCGTCGCTGCTGGCTAAACCGCCGAGCGCGACACTTGAGGCGGCCATTGTCGCAAAGACCGCGGAGCTGATCGCCCAACGCGAGCGTGAGATCGTAACCGAGGTCTTCAACAAGACGCGCACGCTGCGGTTCACAAAGCTGCTGAAGCATTTGCTGAAGCCGACGACCGGCGTACCTGTGATCACGACGAATTATGACCGGCTGATCGAGATATCAGCGGAAGAAGCTGGGCTTGGTGTGGATACCTTGTTTGTCGGCCAGTTTGCCGGCCATCTGAACGAGCAGGAAAGCCGGCTTAGCTTTTGCCGAGAGGTCTCGCTGAAGGGGAAGAACGTTCAGTATCGCTACCGGCAAAGGGTGAATGTATTCAAACCGCATGGGAGCCTGGACTGGTACTATCGAGAAGGTAAGCCAGTCAGCTACGCGGGCGATTTGCCGTTGCCTCGACTGATCATCACGCCAGGTCTTAATAAATTTCGAAACGGATACGATAGTCCGTTCGATCGACACCGGGAGAGAGCAAACGGGGCGATCGATAAGGCCAGCCGTTTCCTGGTCCTCGGGTACGGCTTCAACGATGACCATCTTGAAACCCATCTTACGCCGCGGATTAAGAGCGGCATCCCGACTTTGCTGCTTACGCATACGCTTTCGGACAATGCTCTGAAGCTGGCGCGAGATCATGCCAATGTCATTGCCATCCAACACGTGTCTGTCGCCGGCAAAGACGGTTCGTCGGTATTCGTCGACAAGACGGAATTCTTCGTACCGGATCTAGCGCTGTGGGACCTCGGTGCATTCATTTCAGAGGTGCTTGAACCATGA
- a CDS encoding DEAD/DEAH box helicase, with amino-acid sequence METIEELQTFLTSATQEGVLRRLLYRGTAWSLMRTDGVLPDNAPALGATIDTDLAEHGFALLRAAMALRGREGASPLTSKAFERAANAFEALVRNADPGATDRGFRRTIAAAAYHLAGYSAVAYSLFNEAPEDLNSAPGETAVMLLILRDLDRLRGFVRDWLTDDAHGDAQVSAALSGDDADSDDVLATILNTTICRALAFFEFALETGEEEPLEVARSLLAAGISLADNAENVPLWWISNLCRHLIDDLWAHSLHQNLPVQPPDGAEERYSELRHLFVSSLFARKSAEVELWPSQREAARRSTDMTDDLVVALPTSAGKTRVAEIAALMTLSAARRVLIVTPLRALSAQTERSFRKTFAPLGFSVSSLYGASGLSSGDEDALRSREIVISTPEKLDFALRSDPSLIDDVGLIVLDEGHMIGPSEREIRYETLVQRLLRRTDAADRRIICLSAILPSGDELNDLTAWIRSDQPGEPVRSDWRPTRQRFGMLTWRARDARLTLDLTANGPFIDKFVLRKAALGREKKPYPREAGQLALFAAWEFAGQGKRTLIFSTQANWVEGYGKRVVDLCKRGYLASLLEDEPAIARALEVGKEWLGEEHPAVACLRLGVAIHHGRLPSPFLRELEVLLSDGVLKVIVASPTLSQGLNLNAAVLLVPALYRSGALITGEEFANVAGRAGRAFVDVEGLIVHVMFDKVDWRSKEWRTLVASSKARTLKSGLIQIVAEILERLSREGVLDRADAWEYLANARDAWKSDAEEAALASVLADGADDVSGDDDAIDDEETGDDGGDGEEAIDEEPLSQLVERLDATVFGLIEALDADRADLPKLLDEALRGSLWARQISREGEATKALHQKVFEARANLIWTSTTPQARKGHFAMGVGLEAGLTIDAMADELGALVDRADMASLPGDVEELSEALAGLGERLLVMRPFIPDKKNALPSNWKSILRQWISGIDVSEIGPENMRVVEEAFTYRLVWALEAIRTRRVSLGWSPDIIPGGGAASLETGVPRFMMSMLVRAGLPSRRAAMVAIESTDPVFVTPAEMRAWLESDEIAAFTDAGDWPTPETAALWARFRTEALSGGIQKWTVERNKRLLDVPAGTAVPPPGLYRIVTDAGDGRTWLATPDYRRLASFRKAALDPKPSLFSGRISGKTTLVDVLRVGRGKMRWPTANA; translated from the coding sequence TTGGAGACGATTGAGGAACTCCAGACCTTCCTGACCAGCGCGACCCAAGAAGGCGTCCTACGTCGGCTTCTGTACCGGGGGACGGCGTGGTCGCTGATGCGAACCGATGGTGTTTTGCCGGACAACGCACCCGCCCTCGGGGCCACAATCGACACGGATCTTGCGGAGCATGGATTTGCGTTGCTTCGGGCTGCCATGGCGCTACGGGGCCGCGAGGGCGCGAGTCCGCTCACCAGCAAGGCTTTCGAACGGGCCGCAAATGCGTTTGAAGCCCTTGTGCGTAATGCCGATCCAGGGGCGACGGATCGGGGGTTCCGGAGAACAATAGCTGCCGCCGCCTATCATTTGGCAGGTTACTCGGCGGTTGCTTACTCGCTTTTCAATGAAGCGCCCGAGGATCTCAACTCCGCGCCAGGTGAGACCGCAGTGATGTTGTTGATCCTTCGGGATCTTGATCGGCTCCGCGGGTTCGTCCGCGATTGGCTGACGGACGATGCCCATGGCGATGCGCAGGTGTCTGCGGCCCTATCGGGCGACGACGCTGACTCGGACGATGTACTGGCGACGATCCTCAATACGACGATTTGCCGTGCATTGGCGTTCTTCGAGTTCGCTTTGGAGACTGGCGAAGAAGAGCCTTTGGAGGTCGCGCGTTCGCTCCTAGCCGCAGGAATCAGCTTGGCCGACAACGCCGAGAACGTACCCCTCTGGTGGATTTCCAACCTCTGCCGTCATCTCATCGACGACCTGTGGGCCCATTCACTGCATCAAAACCTGCCGGTGCAGCCGCCCGACGGGGCAGAGGAGCGATACTCCGAACTTCGGCACCTGTTCGTCAGCTCGTTGTTTGCTCGTAAAAGCGCCGAGGTCGAGCTTTGGCCCTCGCAGCGTGAGGCGGCTCGGCGGTCGACAGACATGACGGACGATCTGGTTGTTGCTCTTCCGACGAGCGCCGGAAAAACACGCGTAGCGGAAATCGCGGCGCTGATGACGCTTTCCGCGGCTCGGCGCGTGCTCATCGTTACGCCCCTCCGAGCGCTTTCGGCTCAGACGGAGCGCTCGTTCAGGAAAACCTTCGCCCCTTTGGGGTTCAGCGTCTCGTCGCTCTACGGGGCGAGCGGATTATCATCGGGTGACGAGGATGCGCTTCGCTCTCGGGAAATCGTGATTTCCACGCCGGAGAAGCTGGATTTCGCACTCCGTAGCGATCCCAGCTTGATCGATGACGTGGGTCTGATCGTGCTCGATGAGGGACACATGATTGGCCCGAGTGAGCGAGAGATAAGATATGAGACTCTTGTCCAGCGCCTGCTTAGGCGAACTGATGCTGCCGACCGACGGATCATCTGTCTCTCGGCGATCCTTCCAAGCGGCGACGAACTGAACGACTTGACCGCATGGATACGGAGTGACCAGCCCGGTGAGCCGGTTCGGTCGGATTGGCGTCCGACCCGCCAGCGGTTCGGTATGCTGACGTGGCGAGCGAGAGATGCGCGGCTCACGCTCGATCTAACCGCGAACGGCCCGTTCATCGACAAGTTCGTTCTCCGGAAGGCCGCGTTGGGGCGCGAGAAGAAGCCCTATCCACGCGAAGCAGGCCAGCTCGCATTGTTTGCTGCGTGGGAATTTGCCGGGCAGGGAAAGCGCACCCTTATTTTCTCCACACAGGCAAACTGGGTTGAGGGCTACGGCAAGCGGGTGGTCGACCTCTGTAAGCGTGGCTATCTGGCGTCGCTCCTTGAGGATGAGCCTGCCATCGCGCGTGCGCTTGAGGTCGGTAAGGAATGGCTGGGCGAGGAGCACCCGGCGGTGGCTTGCTTGAGGTTGGGCGTCGCCATCCATCACGGGCGTCTTCCAAGCCCGTTTTTGCGGGAACTGGAAGTCCTGCTGTCGGATGGCGTACTGAAGGTCATTGTCGCGTCGCCGACGCTATCGCAAGGCCTCAACCTCAACGCAGCCGTACTGCTTGTTCCGGCGCTTTATCGTTCGGGCGCGCTTATCACCGGCGAGGAGTTCGCCAATGTCGCTGGCCGCGCCGGTCGGGCGTTCGTCGACGTCGAGGGCCTGATTGTCCATGTCATGTTCGACAAGGTTGATTGGCGGAGCAAAGAATGGCGCACACTCGTTGCGTCGTCCAAGGCGCGGACCCTGAAAAGCGGCCTAATCCAGATCGTCGCGGAAATTCTGGAGCGACTGAGCCGCGAAGGCGTTTTGGATCGGGCTGATGCTTGGGAATATCTCGCTAATGCGCGGGATGCCTGGAAGTCGGACGCCGAAGAAGCTGCTTTGGCCTCGGTGCTCGCAGACGGGGCCGATGACGTATCCGGCGATGATGATGCGATTGACGACGAGGAAACCGGCGATGATGGAGGCGATGGCGAGGAGGCCATCGACGAGGAGCCACTGTCGCAGCTTGTGGAGCGTCTTGATGCCACCGTCTTCGGGTTGATCGAAGCCTTGGATGCTGATCGCGCCGACCTTCCGAAGCTACTCGATGAGGCGCTGAGGGGATCGTTGTGGGCACGGCAGATCTCGCGTGAGGGAGAGGCCACCAAAGCGCTGCATCAGAAAGTTTTTGAGGCCCGCGCCAACCTCATCTGGACATCGACAACGCCGCAGGCCCGAAAGGGACACTTCGCTATGGGCGTCGGGCTTGAGGCCGGACTGACGATCGATGCGATGGCAGATGAACTCGGAGCACTGGTCGATCGAGCGGATATGGCGTCACTTCCTGGTGATGTGGAGGAACTTTCAGAAGCGCTGGCCGGCCTTGGCGAGCGGCTTCTGGTCATGCGTCCGTTTATTCCGGACAAGAAGAACGCGCTGCCAAGCAATTGGAAATCCATTCTCCGGCAGTGGATCTCGGGAATTGATGTTTCGGAGATCGGCCCTGAGAACATGCGTGTGGTCGAAGAGGCATTCACGTATCGGCTGGTTTGGGCCCTCGAAGCCATCAGGACGCGACGTGTGTCGCTCGGCTGGTCCCCCGATATCATTCCTGGCGGAGGGGCAGCATCGTTGGAAACGGGTGTGCCCCGCTTCATGATGTCTATGTTGGTGCGCGCCGGGTTGCCGTCGCGACGAGCAGCCATGGTGGCCATCGAAAGCACCGACCCGGTCTTCGTGACGCCAGCGGAAATGCGAGCCTGGCTTGAATCCGACGAGATTGCCGCGTTCACCGACGCTGGCGACTGGCCGACGCCTGAAACAGCGGCTCTCTGGGCCAGGTTCAGGACAGAAGCGCTCAGTGGCGGCATCCAGAAATGGACTGTGGAGCGTAACAAGCGGCTGCTCGATGTGCCTGCGGGGACTGCTGTACCGCCACCAGGACTTTATCGAATCGTGACCGACGCGGGCGACGGGCGCACCTGGCTTGCGACGCCAGATTATCGGCGTCTTGCATCATTCAGGAAGGCTGCCCTCGATCCAAAGCCGAGTCTATTCTCGGGAAGGATATCGGGCAAAACTACGCTCGTGGATGTCTTGCGTGTCGGAAGGGGCAAAATGCGGTGGCCAACAGCCAACGCGTAG
- a CDS encoding DUF1837 domain-containing protein produces the protein MLLYKTWCDATKEKNERKEYWTLVEKDGGRDKIRDALAETVRSHYERLERIADDVARLGFKTAAEILRAELPQTPTSRSGDLGEILATELVEEEIGLRVPVRRLRYKDGRNMALRGDDFIGAGYGPGNDGELWLLKGEAKSNKVLGKTTVTNARKVLNRDNGRCTPDSLLFVANRLLESADEDDVKLGRTIRDEVGLKALRADRIDHMLFTMSGNAPPAALKEDLDGASTNRDQFVVNLRIQDHQEFIKETFEEVENLGDD, from the coding sequence GTGCTGCTATATAAGACGTGGTGTGATGCCACCAAGGAAAAGAACGAGCGCAAGGAGTATTGGACGCTTGTCGAGAAAGACGGTGGCCGCGACAAAATCCGCGATGCACTCGCTGAAACCGTGCGTTCGCATTACGAGCGGCTCGAGCGCATCGCAGACGACGTAGCTCGACTCGGCTTCAAGACTGCCGCGGAGATTCTGCGAGCCGAACTTCCCCAGACGCCAACATCTCGATCGGGCGACCTCGGCGAGATACTCGCAACCGAGCTGGTCGAGGAGGAGATTGGCCTTCGCGTCCCGGTGCGGCGATTGCGGTACAAGGACGGGCGCAACATGGCCCTTCGTGGTGATGACTTTATCGGCGCGGGGTATGGGCCTGGTAACGATGGAGAGTTGTGGCTTCTGAAGGGTGAGGCCAAGAGTAATAAGGTTCTTGGGAAGACCACGGTCACCAACGCCCGGAAGGTCCTCAATCGCGATAACGGCCGCTGCACGCCGGATTCCCTACTTTTCGTCGCCAATCGGTTGCTGGAAAGTGCGGATGAGGACGACGTGAAGCTTGGCCGAACTATCCGCGACGAGGTCGGGCTCAAGGCCCTCCGTGCGGATCGCATTGATCACATGCTTTTCACGATGTCGGGAAACGCGCCGCCGGCGGCGTTGAAGGAGGATCTGGACGGGGCGAGCACGAACAGAGATCAGTTCGTTGTGAATCTTCGTATCCAGGATCACCAGGAATTCATCAAGGAGACGTTCGAAGAGGTGGAAAACCTTGGAGACGATTGA